A single Xenopus laevis strain J_2021 chromosome 3S, Xenopus_laevis_v10.1, whole genome shotgun sequence DNA region contains:
- the spata18b.S gene encoding mitochondria-eating protein (The RefSeq protein has 1 substitution compared to this genomic sequence), with translation MADILRRLTNSERCRLLQDKLDDWYKDYHINSCDSNLNVCCELLELNSKVQGQLFKILSVTAQEGGQYAGVETIKSRFLPWLGTCFSTASPGSFSENSFVTLNESMERKLSTSHERELNEVESKLSSTRIELNSVRQELLETQMDLEDTKTKSANTLLATEEEILQLRAELRAAREKLELRSLDSIDEYERQIRLLKDEISILSSESSILKSRLSRSRSPSPIRHSSRSSSPFARSESPTSAKLTSASRQARLISRFNDIFANDRLDAQTLLRRYIQDLDMVQRIIFIATVESFHSAKMAFRQFRLRVCKSLSPSHMGPESLEDAVIDYIVGNLDLYDVQSSVNEVISAMNVNPKISFPPEVDFILISGFIQEVCRVAFTMQTLDPPLDIAFTVDGELFTDSKYRRTYDSEHTAPLVYYHVWPALMENDNVIVKGEAVTKRGALWNSIRSRSRSASPLRSHSDSPGHNLTRSRSPSPRRSGTPRF, from the exons ATGGCAGACATCCTGAGGAGACTGACCAACAGCGAGAGATGCAGGCTCCTGCAGGATAAACTAGACGATTGGTACAAAGACTATCAC ATCAATTCCTGTGACAGTAATTTGAATGTATGCTGTGAGCTTCTCGAGTTGAATTCCAAAGTTCAGGgacaactttttaaaattctcAGTGTTACAGCTCAGGAAG GTGGTCAGTATGCAGGTGTGGAAACTATCAAGAGCCGGTTTTTGCCATGGTTGGGAACCTGTTTTTCTACAGCTTCGCCAGGATCATTTTCTGAGAACAGTTTTGTCACTTTAAAT GAATCAATGGAAAGAAAACTATCCACAAGCCATGAAAGAGAACTGAATGAAGTAGAATCCAAGCTATCATCAACACGTATTGAGCTAAACTCTGTCAGACAAGA ATTATTAGAAACACAAATGGATCTAGAAGACACCAAAACCAAATCTGCAAACACTTTATTGGCAACTGAGGAAGAGATATTACAACTACGAGCAGA GTTGAGAGCTGCTAGAGAGAAGTTAGAGTTAAGATCTCTAGATTCCATTGATGAATATGAACGCCAAATACGTCTGCTGAAGGATGAGATCTCCATTTTGTCATCTGAGAGTAGTATATTAAAAAGCAG ACTTTCAAGAAGCCGATCTCCTAGCCCTATTCGACATTCTAGCAGATCATCTAGTCCATTTGCCAGGAGTGAGTCCCCTACCTCTGCCAAACTTACCAGTGCCTCTCGTCAAGCCCGCCTAATATCTAGATTTAATGATATTTTTGCTAACGATCGTCTGGATGCACAGACCCTTCTTAGACGCTACATTCAAGATCTGGACATGGTTCAGAGGATCATATTTATCGCCACTGTG GAATCCTTCCATTCTGCTAAGATGGCCTTTAGGCAGTTTAGACTCCGAGTATGTAAATCTCTATCTCCTTCTCACATGGGACCTGAATCACTGGAAGATGCTGTCATTGACTACATTGTTGGCAACCTAGATCTGTATGATGTCCAGTCCAGTGTTAAT gAGGTTATCAGCGCCATGAATGTCAATCCTAAAATCTCCTTCCCTCCTGAAGTGGACTTTATTCTGATCAGTGGATTCATCCGGGAGGTGTGCCGAGTAGCTTTTACAATGCAGACCTTAGATCCCCCACTGGATATAGCATTTACAGTTGATGGAGAACTCTTTACTGACAGCAA GTATCGTCGCACATATGATTCAGAACACACAGCCCCTCTGGTATATTATCATGTATGGCCTGCCTTAATGGAAAATGATAATGTCATTGTTAAAGGAGAGGCAGTAACAAAAAGAGGAGCTCTG TGGAATTCAATAAGGAGCAGAAGCAGAAGTGCTAGCCCTCTCCGCTCTCACTCGGATAGCCCAGGTCACAACCTG ACTAGAAGCCGCAGTCCTTCCCCAAGAAGAAGTGGCACCCCAA GATTCTAA
- the pmpcb.S gene encoding uncharacterized protein LOC496289: protein MAASLRRLSGFIGRAAVRGLVSKSQSIRSGIIRNRSTQALTQAVLNVPETKVTTLENGLRVASEDSGLLTCTVGLWIDAGSRYENQMNNGTAHFLEHMAFKGTKNRSQLDLELEIENMGAHLNAYTSREQTVYYAKAFSKDLPRAVEILADIIQNSTLGEAEIERERGVILREMQEVETNLQEVVFDYLHATAYHSTALGRTILGPTENIKSINRNDLVEYITTHYKGPRIVLAAAGGVSHDELQDLAKFHFGNLPSIYDGETLPSCSFTGSEIRVRDDKMPLAHIAVAVEAVGWSHPDTIPLMVANTLIGNWDRSFGSGVNLSSKLAQLTCHGNLCHSFQSFNTCYTDTGLWGLYMVCEPNTVEDMMHFVQREWIRLCTSVTENEVARAKNLLKTNMLLQLDGSTPICEDIGRQMLCYNRRIPLPELEARIDLISAETIREVCTKYIYNKSPAVAAVGPIGELPNYDRIRSGMYWLRE from the exons atggcggcgtccttAAGGAGACTGAGTGGATTTATCGGGAGGGCTGCAGTCAGGGGTTTGGTGAGCAAATCGCAG TCCATAAGATCTGGAATAATCAGAAATAGGTCCACACAAGCATTAACCCAAGCAGTTCTAAATGTACCAGAGACTAAAGTGACTACTTTGGAGAATGGACTAAGAGTTGCTTCAGAGGACTCTGGACTTTTAACTTGCACG GTTGGACTCTGGATTGATGCTGGAAGTAGGTATGAAAACCAGATGAATAATGGAACTGCACATTTTCTGGAGCACATGGCATTTAAG ggaACTAAAAACCGTTCCCAGCTTGACTTGGAGCTGGAGATTGAAAACATGGGTGCTCATCTTAATGCATACACTTCTCGAGAGCAGACTGTATACTATGCAAAAGCTTTCTCCAAAGATCTACCAAGAG CAGTGGAAATCCTTGCAGACATTATTCAGAACAGCACCCTAGGTGAGGCTGAGATTGAACGGGAAAGAGGAGTCATTCTACGGGAGATGCAGGAAGTGGAGACCAATCTACAAGAAGTGGTTTTTGATTACCTACATGCAACAGCATATCACAGCACTGCTCTGGGAAGGACAATACTTGGACCCACAGAGAATATCAA ATCCATAAATCGCAACGATTTAGTGGAGTATATAACAACACATTACAAAGGACCAAGGATAGTTCTAGCAGCTGCAGGAG gTGTATCTCATGACGAATTGCAGGACTTGGCAAAGTTTCATTTTGGTAATTTACCATCCATATATGATGGggaaacccttccttcctgctcCTTCACAGGCAGTGAG ATCCGCGTTCGAGATGATAAAATGCCACTTGCTCACATTGCAGTTGCTGTAGAAGCAGTGGGTTGGTCCCATCCAGACACAATCCCACTCATGGTAGCCAATACACTTATTGGAAACTGGGACAGATCATTTGGCAGTGGTGtg AATTTATCCAGTAAACTAGCCCAGCTCACATGTCATGGAAACCTCTGTCACAGCTTTCAGTCGTTCAACACATGTTATACAGACACTGGACTCTGGGGGCTCTATATGGTGTGTGAGCCCAACACTGTGGAAGATATGATGCATTTTGTTCAGAGAGAATG GATCAGACTCTGTACTAGTGTGACTGAAAATGAGGTTGCGCGCGCTAAGAAtctgctaaaaacaaatatgttgcTCCAGCTTGATG GATCCACCCCTATTTGTGAAGATATTGGCAGACAGATGTTGTGTTACAACCGCAGAATTCCATTGCCTGAACTTGAAGCAAGGATTGAC ttgATCAGTGCTGAAACAATACGTGAAGTATGcaccaaatatatttataacaagaGCCCTGCAGTTGCTGCTGTCG